The following DNA comes from Streptomyces pristinaespiralis.
GCACCGACGGGTCGCCGATGGCGCCGAGGAGGATCGCGTCGTGGTTCTTGAGGGAGTCGAGCTCCGCGTCGGGGAGGGTCTCCCCGGTGCGGTGCCAGCGCTGGGCGCCGAGGTCGTACTCCTTGGTCTCCAGCTTCACATCCTGAGGCAGGACCGCGGCAAGGACCTTCAGGCCCTGCGCCACGACCTCCTGGCCGATGCCGTCACCGGGGACAACTGCGAGATTGATGCTGCGAGACATGTCGGCACCCTACTCCGCGTCCCATCCAATGACATGGGACGTCCACGATATGGACGCGGATTATTGTCGTTCAGTGTCCGGTGGAGCCGCCGTTGTCCCGGCGGTCGAGGGCACGCTGCAGGGCGGCGGCGGCGTTCTTGCGGTCGGACTCGGTGGTGCGGGAGGCGTGACGGACTCGGCGGGCGGTCGCAGCGGTCATGATGATCGACTCCTTGAGATCAGAAGAGATTTCGAGGCGCCGGAAGGGGCGGGGAGTGCGCCGCAGGGGTTGCCTGCCTGGGGGCGCGGACTCGGAACCGCCATTCGCTGGATCGAGCGAGACGTTCGGCTCCTACAAAGCTAGGCCAGTCGGGCCGCTCTGTCTCCACAATTACTCGGACTTCCTACTATCTGAGACGCGATCTTGCGCGGAAGAACTGCGCCGCCATCTAGGTTGCTTCCCTACCTAGCTGGTGATGGAATGCGGACCATGGCCGCAGACCGCAGATCCAGCTGGCTCAAAGGCGTACTCGACCTGCTCGTCCTGTCCTGTCTCAAGGACGGCGAGAGCTACGGCTACGAGATCTCCAAGGCCCTGGCCGAGGCCGGGGTCGGCCGCATCAAGGGCGGGACGCTCTACCCGGTGCTCAACCGCCTCGAGGAGGCCGGGCTCGTCACGGCCGAGTTCAGGGCCGCGGAGCGCGGGCCGGGGCGCCGCTACTACCGGCTCACCGAGCAGGGGCGCGAGCACCTGACCGCCGAGAGCGGCGCGTGGCTGGAGTTCCACACCGCCGTCAGGACCACGCTGTTCACAGGGGGAACGACATGACGACCGACCACGCAGGGTATTTCGGGGAACTCGCCGCGGCACTTGGCGCCGCGGGCGTTCCCGCGGACCGGATCGACGCCACCGTCTCCGAGCTCGCCGCCCATCTCGCGGAGACCGGCAGTACCCCGGAGGAGGAGTTCGGCCCGGCTGCCGCCTTCGCAGCGCGGCTGGGCGGCACCACGCCCGACGTGACCGGTCCCGCCGACGAGGCGGAGACCTGGACGTGGACCGCCGACGTCTACAACGACCGCAGGCTGCTGGCACTCCACGGCGACCAGGGCTGGGAGGTCGAACGGCTCGACGCATTGGGCCGGTTCGTGTGCCGGCGCACTTCCGGCACGGCGCTCCGCTGGGAGTACCGCCGCGAGATCGTCGGCGAACGGCGGCGCGAGGGACTGCTCGACCGCCTCGAGCCCGACGGCTGGGAGCTGTGCGGCGAGTGGTTCTTCTACGCGTACTTCAAACGCCCCAAGGCGGCGAGCACCGGGCCGGCCGCCGCTCTCACCGCCCTGCCGCAACGCCCGTCCCGCTCCTGGTACATAGGGACAAGGGCATGGCTCCTCGCCGTGGGCTGGCCGGTGGCCGTCGCCCTGATCCTCATGGCGTACGTGACGGACCGTCTCGGCTTCGCGGTCACCTTCCCGGCCCTGCTCGCCGGCGCCGTCGGCATGGCGCTCTGGACCCGGCGGCAGCTGACCAAGGGGGCAGGGAACGCCGTGTGACACCAGGCGGACCGGCATCGCGGCCGCTCCCCGCGTGGTCCCGCCGGGCTCCGGTGTCCGGCGCGGGCGGCACGCCGCACCGTGACGCCCGCGCGGACACCGCCTCCGCTGACGCGAGGAGGGTCACTGCGGGCGCCGGCTCCGGAAGCCCGGCGGGGTGAGGGGAGTTGGCCGGCTGCTAAAGCCTGCCGCCGGTGAGGCGGGACAGCGGGCCGCGCTGCCTGAGGCCCGCACGCCGTCCGAGCGCGTAGGAGCCTGCCACCGCGGTGGCGACACCCGTACCGGCTCCGGCCACGATCGCCTTGCGCGCCTTGACGAGCGTCCACACGACGCCTGCCTTGCCGACCGTCGCGCCTGCGGCGGTGGAGGCCGCCTGCTGGACCGTCCTGGCCGCAGTCAGCGCCTTCTCCGTGGCCATGCCGCCGATGCCCTGGGCCATCTCGCCGGTGCGGCGGGCGGTCTCCTGTGCCTTGGACGACGCCTTCGCCGGCGCCTCGGCGGCCGACCGGGCCCGCCCCTGTGCGGCGGCGGCCGTCTTCTTCGTCGTCGTACGTGCCTGGGTCGTCTTCTTCTCGGTCTCAGCCATGCCGTTCGGGTATCCGCCCACGGCGCACGCAAACTGAGCGGTCGTCACCGCGTGTGGTCGGCGCCGTCCCGTTTCCGGGAGAACCGCCAGGGCATCCGCGTACCGGAGGTGGCCCATGAACGCACGCACATTGACGGTGCCCGGCCGGGCCCGCGCCCGCCGGGCGGCGAACAGTTCCTTCGTCGAAGCAGCCGCGCGCTGGGGATTCGTGGCGCGCGGGGTGATCTACCTGCTCGTCGGGGCACTGGCCCTGCACATCGCCTTCGGAGGCAGCGGCCGGCAGGCCGACCGCGGCGGCGCGCTCACCCAGTTGTCGGAGCAGCCGTTCAGCTCCGTACTGCTGTGGGCGCTCGGTGCCGGACTGACCGGCATGGCCCTGTGGCGGCTCTCCGAAGCGCTCTTCGGCGCCGCGGGAGCCGACGGGCACAAGGCACGCAAGCGACTGCTGTCCGCGGGCCGCTGTCTCTTCTACGGGTTCGTCGCCTACTCCGTCCTCGCGTTCGCCGCGGGTGAGAGCAGCAGCGGCAGCGGCTCGAGCGACCGGCAGTCGCAGGACGTGACGGCCAGGGCGCTGGAACTGCCCGGGGGCCGGTGGATCGTCGGCCTGGCCGGTGCCGGCATCGTCGCCGCCGGTGCCTGGATCGCCGTGCGCGCCGCGCTGCGCAAGTACCGCAAGCACCTGAAGCAGGGCGGCATGTCGCGCCGGACACGGCGGCTGATCGACGTGACCGGCGTCGCGGGCGGCGTGGCCCGCGGGGTGCTGTTCGCGGCCCTCGGCGTCTTCGTGCTGAGCGCGGCGCTCAGCTACGAACCGGAGAAGGCCAAGGGCTTCGACGACACGCTGCGTTCCTTCGCGGAAACCCCCGCGGGCCCGTGGCTGCTGGTGCTCGTCGCAGCCGGCCTGGTGCTGTTCGGGATCTTCTCGTTCGCCATGGCGCGCGTGCGCCGGGTCTGAACCGGACGGGCGCGCGGCGGCCGCACATGGAAACCGCCCCCGTGCCGGCGTGGGGGCCGGGACGGGGGCGGAGTCTTGAGGGGCGACCGGAGGGTCAGCCCATGTGCGGGTAGGAGTAGTCGGTCGGCGGGACCAGCGTCTCCTTGATCGCACGGGTCAGCGTCCAGCGCATCAGGTTCTGCGGGGCGCCGGCCTTGTCGTTGGTGCCGGAGGCGCGGCCGCCGCCGAAGGGCTGCTGGCCGACGACGGCGCCGGTCGACTTGTCGTTGATGTAGAAGTTGCCCGCCGCGTAGCGGAGCTTCTCCATCGCGTGCGCCGCGGCGGCCCGGTCACCGGCGATGATCGAGCCGGTCAGCGCGTACGCCGACACCGACTCCATCTGCTCCAGCATCTCCTCGTACTTGTCGTCCTCGTAGACGTGGACGGCGAGGATCGGGCCGAAGTACTCGGTCGTGAAGACCTCGTTGGCGGCGTCGGAGCACTCGATGACGGTCGGGCGGACGAAGTAGCCGACCGAGTCGTCGTAGGTGCCGCCCGCGACGACCGTGCAGGACGGGTCCGACTTCGCGCGGTCGATCGCGGCCTTGTTCTTGGCGAAGGCGCGCTCGTCGATCACGGCGCCGACGAAGTTCGACAGATCGGTGACGTCACCCATCCTGATGCCGTCGACCTCGGCCGCGAACTCCTCCTTGAAGCCGGAGTTCCAGATCGAG
Coding sequences within:
- a CDS encoding PadR family transcriptional regulator produces the protein MAADRRSSWLKGVLDLLVLSCLKDGESYGYEISKALAEAGVGRIKGGTLYPVLNRLEEAGLVTAEFRAAERGPGRRYYRLTEQGREHLTAESGAWLEFHTAVRTTLFTGGTT
- a CDS encoding DUF1206 domain-containing protein, which gives rise to MNARTLTVPGRARARRAANSSFVEAAARWGFVARGVIYLLVGALALHIAFGGSGRQADRGGALTQLSEQPFSSVLLWALGAGLTGMALWRLSEALFGAAGADGHKARKRLLSAGRCLFYGFVAYSVLAFAAGESSSGSGSSDRQSQDVTARALELPGGRWIVGLAGAGIVAAGAWIAVRAALRKYRKHLKQGGMSRRTRRLIDVTGVAGGVARGVLFAALGVFVLSAALSYEPEKAKGFDDTLRSFAETPAGPWLLVLVAAGLVLFGIFSFAMARVRRV